From Bradyrhizobium erythrophlei:
AGTCGGTGCAGGGATCGCCAAGCTTGGCAACGCAGAGAACGAATGGTTCGGAATCGAACACGGCTTTATCTACGAGGGATCGCCGATCGTCGCCGACGGGTCGGTCGCTGCCTTTCCGTTTGATCCGGCTGTCTACAAGCCGATGACCACGCCTGGCGCCCGCTTGCCCAGCGCGTTCCTGAAGGACGGGACGGCGCTCTACGATCGACTGGGCACATATTTCACGCTGATCGATTTCCGCGGGGGCGATCCGTCGCCCTTTATCGATGCTGCGGCGCGACGACGGATACCGCTGTCGGTCTTGCAACTCGACGAACCCGATCTGAAGGGTGTCTATGGACAGGACATGCTGCTCGTGCGGCCCGACCATCACATTGCCTGGCGCGGAACGGGCAGCAAGATGCCAACTGCCGACGCGATCCTCGCGGCGGCTCTCGGCTGGGGGGCGGAACGGTGAAGCCGCTTCATGCCCTGGTGATCGGCGCTGGTATCGGCGGTACGGCCGCTGCCATCGCGTTGCGTCGGGCCGGCCTCGACGTTTCCTTGTTCGAGCAGACGATGGCGCAACGCGAGGTTGGCGCGGGCATTCAGATCAGCCCCAACGTCTCCCGGCTGCTGGGCCGCTACGGGCTCGGCGACGCCATGGCGCGGGCCGCCGTTCGCCCTTCCTCGGTCGTGTTTCGTCGCTGGCAGGACGGCCGTGTCCTGGGGCGCGAAGAACTGGGTGACTCGATCGAGACTCGCTATGGGGCGCCGTACTACCATTTCCACCGAGCTGACCTCATCGCCCTTCTGGCGGACGCGTTCGGTCGCAAGGAGATCAAGCTTGGACGACGTCTGGTCGATGTCGCGCAAGACGAAACGGGCGTGACCGCCCGCTTCGAGGATGGCTCGTCCGAGCGCGGCGATCTCCTTATCGGGGCGGACGGAATCCACTCCCAGGTTCGCGAGCGGCTGTTCGGCGTGGAAAAGCCGCGGTTCTCGGGGCAGATCGCGTACAGGGGGCTCGCGCCTGCCGAACGCGTCGCGCATCTCGGCCTTCCGCTCGATGTCACGAACTGGGTGGGGCCGGGCGGACACTTTGTCCACTACTTCGTTTCCTCAGGTCGATTCCTGAACTTTGTGGCGGTCAGCGAAGAGGCGAGCTGGACGCGGGAACAATGGTCCGACCGCGGTTCGGTCTCCGATGCGGCAAAGATTTATGAGGGGTGGCATCCGCAAATTGCAACGATTCTCTCGGCGGTCGATGAGACGTTCAAATGGGCGTTGTTCGATCGCAGTCCACTCCCGGAATGGACGCGGGGGCGCGTCGCGCTGCTGGGGGACGCGTGCCATCCCATGCTGCCTTACATGGCGCAGGGGGCAGCGCAGGCCATCGAGGACGGTGCCGCGCTGGCGGCCTGCCTGAAACACGTTGCCTTCGACATTCCGTCGGCGTTTCGGGCTTACGTCGCATTGCGCAAGCCGCGCGCGACCGAGGTGCAGGAAAGATCTCGCGCCAATTCCACGAGCTTCCACCTGCAGGACGGACCACAACAGCTCGAGAGGGATCACGTCTTCGCCACGCGAGGCGTGCGCGGCAGCCCTGAGGCAATGAACAGACTTTATGGCTACGACGCAGAAGCCGTCGCGGCGACGCTGGAGGAAAAACGATGACCCGCGCTTTCCAAATCGCCTATGTCGATCTCGATACGCCTGCTGCGGAGCAGGAGGTCGCATATTACGACCGCGTGCTCGGAGCAACTCCTGCCGAGCGTGGATCCGACGGCCGCGCGTATTTCAGCCTCGGTCTCGATCACCACAACATCACCATCAAGCCGGCGCCCCAGAAGCGCCTCACGGCGCTCGGCCTGAGGATCGAACAAGAAGCGGCCGACGAGACTGTCCGGTCACTGCGCGGCCTCGGTCTCTCTCCGGAAAAGAAGAGCGACGCGCGGCCGGGCGTTCCCGCCCTGGTCGAGGTCGTCGTTGCGGGGCACACACTCCATTTGTTGCCGGAGATGGCCATGCCTGGCCCCGGCTTCCGTACCTCGGGCGTCGTTCCAACGCGTCTTGGACACGTTGCCCTGATAACGCCGGAGGCTGACAAATTCGTGGAATTCTGTTCGGCCATCGGGTTCCGCACGACCGATTGGTTCGAGGGAATTGCGACGTTCCTGACCTGTAACCACGATCACCACGTCCTCAACGTCATCGGTGCGCCAGAAACCCGGCTTCATCACCTTGCGTTTGAGCTGCGCAGCCGCGCCGCGCATCATGATGTGGCCGATTTTCTTGCAAAGGAAAACCATCCCATCCTCTGGGGGCCGTCGCGGCACACTGCGGGCCACAACCTCGCTTCCTATCACTACGACCCGAGCCGTTTTCTGATCGAGCTCTATTCCGACATGGACGTACTCGTTCCGGAGCTCAACATTTTCGAGCCGCGGCCCTGGCATGAGGCGTATCCCCAACGTCCTCGGGTGTGGACGATTGAGCAGTTGACGACGTGGGGAACTCGTTTCGACTTCGACTTGAAGACGGCTTAACGGCCTGGCCGATTGTCGATCGAATACCAAAAATTGCGAGGCGAGAGATGTCCCGGCACGCGCGCGCAGCGAGGTTCGCTTATTTTGATATCGCTCTGACGATGCTGATCGGATTGGCCATTGCAGCGCCCAGCACCGCCCAAGAGAAGCGGTACGATCCCGGCGCATCCGATGCGGTCATCAAGATTGGCAATACTGCTCCCTACAGCGGGCCGCTCTCCTCGAATGGCATTATCGCCAGAACGGAAGGCGCCTTCTTCAAGATGATCAACGAACAGGGGGGCGTTAATGGACGCGAGATCGAGTTCATTTCTTACGATGATGCGTATAGTCCTCCCAAGACGGTGGAGCAGACGCGCAAGTTGATCGAAAGCGACGAGGTTCTGCTTCTCTTCAATCAACTTGGCACGCCGACCACCATGTCGGTTATCAAATATGTCAACGCCAAAAAGGTACCGCAGCTGTTCATCGCGGCCGGAGGAACCATCTTCGGCGATCAGAAGACATACCCTTGGTCGATGGGCTTCCAGCCAAGCTACCAAAGCGAAACCCGCATCTACGGCAGGTACCTGCGCGAAAACTATCCCACTGGAAAGATTGCCGTTCTCTCGTCCAATGACGACTTCGGACGGGACAATATCAAGGGCTTGAAGGACGGTCTCGGCGATGCGGTCGGCAATATTGTCGCCGAAGTCACGTATGAGACGAGCGCGCCGACGATCGATTCCGAACTTGTGAGGCTGAAATTCTCGGGCGCGAGCATCTTCGTCAATTTCGCCTCGGCGAAATTTGCGGCGCAAGCCATTAAGAAAGCGGCGGAGATCGGCTGGAAGCCCGTGCACATCCTGCATGGAAACTCGCAATCGATCAGCGCCGTCCTAAAACCCGCCGGCCTCGAAAACGCAAGGGACATCATCACAGCGAGTTACAGCAAGGATCCTGCCGATGCGGCCTGGAAAGATGACCCCGGTTTGAAGAGATTCTCCGATTTCATGGCCAAATACATGCCGGGAGAAGACAAAAACAATTTCTATGTGGTCTATGGATACAATGCCGCCCAGGCGCTGGTCGAAGTACTCGGGCGGTGCAAGGATGACCTTACACGCGCTAACATCATGAGGCAGGCCGAGGCGTTGAACCAAGTTCATCTCGACATGCTGCTTCCGGACGTTACGTTGAGCACATCGCCAGCCGACCACTACCCGATCGAACAGATGCAATTGCAGAAGTTCGATGGCCAGAACTGGGTGAGGTTTGGCTCTGCCATGAAGGGACGCTGAGCGAGAAATGATGGCTCTAGTTAGCTCAAAGTGACTCTAGTTAGCTCAAACTAGCCCATGATGGATTGGAACGAGAGTTTAGTTCGTTCAATAGGTTAGAGGGCGGCGTGTGCACGATGTGTGCACCGAGAGATCAAAGAAAATCTAGAGACAGCTAACCAGAGCAGCGTTCTAAACGCTCATTGGTGTCGGCGGTGTCTTTGTGAGAGGGTTTGATCTCGTTCGCGAGGCGGATATTGACGAGACCAATCTATGCCAAGTCCCAATTCGCGGAATAAGCGCTTATCGAACGGCCGCTGTTGGCGCAAAGCGGCCGTTGGGAGACAATCATTCATTCATACCCCACGTCCGTTCGGACCTTTCCGCGGAACACCCAATACGACCAGCTCGAATAGGTCAGAATGACAGGAAGCAGGAATAGCGTTCCGACCAGAAGGAAAGCCTGGGTACGCGGCGACGAGGCAGCCTCCCACAGCGTCAGCTGGTAGGGCACAATCATCGGATACAGGCTGATGGCTATGCCGGCGTACGCAAGGACGAAGAGGCCGATGGCCCCAAAAAAAGGCGCCGCCTCGGCCTTGCTGCTGAGTGACCGCCATGTCCCGACCGCGATTGCGCCGGTCAGCACGGGTACCGGGGCGAACAGTGCGATGTTGGGCCAGGTAAACCAGCGCTCCGCCACCGCCGAGCTCATGATTGGCGTCCAGATGCTCACGATGGCGATGGCGGTCACTACACCGATGAGGCAGATCCGGCCTTGGCGACGTGCCGCGGCCTGAATACCAGCCTCGGTTTTCAGAATAAGCCAGCCAGCCCCGAGAAGGCCGTAGCCGAACAGCAACGCCACGCCGGTCAGAACGGAAAACGGTGTGAGAAACGCAAACGACGTTCCAGCGAATTGGCCGTCACGAACTGGAAACCCCTGGATGAATGCGCCAAGCACAAGGCCCTGCGCGAATGTGGCTGCGGCGGATCCGTAGCAGAATGCGTGGTCCCAGAACGTCCTGTTTTCAGCGTCGCGAAACCGGAATTCGAATGCGAGGCCCCGGAACACCAGCGCGAGCAACATGACCATAATGGGGAAGTACACCGCCGGAATGATCACGGCGAAGGCTGTCGGGAACGCCGCGAAAAGGCCAATGCCGCCAAGCAGCAGCCACGTCTCATTGCCGTCCCAGACCGGTGCGATCGAGTTCATGATGGCGTTGCGCGAACACGCATCTGGTGCGAAGCCATAGAGCATGCCCACTCCGAGATCGAAGCCATCGAGCAGTACATAGAAGAATACGGCTAGTGCCAGGATCACCGTCCAGATCGGAACCAAATCGAGCACCTGGGTCATCGCACCTCTCCTTTCATGACGTTGATTACCGGTGCCAGAACTGGCGCCGCAGGTCTCCCAGCCTCGATTGCCGGAGCCGCTGCGCTGGTCTCAACCGGGCCCTTGCGAACGAGGCGAAGCATCAGGATGAGGCCCCAGGGATAGATCAGCAGATAGACTGCCATGTAACCCAGCAGCGACAGCGTAACGTCAGAGCCTGTCAAAGACGGCGACACCGAGGCCGCCGTGCGCAACAGCCCGTAGATCGTCCATGGCTGCCGGCCGACCTCGGTCACGAACCATCCAGCGATCACCGCGATAAAGCCAAGCGGAATTGCACTCTGACATGCTCGCTAGAGTAGTCATCTTTCGCCGGCGATTCGTTCGACGGTACGTCGCCGCCGTAGATGTTTGCACGCATAGAGGGATGGGCTCAGCACTCGGAATGCGGGCTCTCGGGTTATCATTAGGTTGGTTGCAGCAGATGCAGTCGTCTGCACCGATGGTGAGGCGCCGGCACGTTCCTACCGATCGCGAGGCGCGCGGGTGGTCAATCCTAAACCCAAGTATCGTTCACTCAAACAAATGTAGGGCGCTGATGAACGTCCGTGCAATAGTCCGATCCGTCTCCCTGTGATTGGTTGTAGTTCGAGGGCGTCATGCCGTTCGAACTGGAATTGTGGAGGCGACATGCTGAGCAAGCAATATTTGGAGACGGCACGAACCATACTGCGGGCGGCCCAAACAATGACCGACCAACACATTGCGGGTCAGCTTAAGGCGCTTGCCGGGGACTATGAGCGGCGAGCTCAGAAAGCCGCACACGCTGATGCGGCCAAGGCCTTGGCCCGGTCAGATGCTCGTGAATGTGAGGTGTTGTCATGAACGTTACCATCCAGAAGGTTAACGGCTTGTGGCACCTCATCGTAGGGTCGTGTCGGATCCGGACTCCGTTCTTGGAGACGCAGAACCGCGGGTTGGTCGTTGCGTACGCTCGCCGGATCTACCCGGGTGCCAGGGTCTTCGAACGGGACTGACCGTCAAGAAGGGAATGAGGCAGCAGCACTCACTGCAGTTGTCAGCAAACACACACCGCCGGAGGTCAGGCTGTGCGCCCCAAGAAGCGGTCTGCGTTAATCAAACCTTCGCTGCTGCTGGAGGCTACCAGCCACACAGCGATGGGCGTTGCAGTTGGTCTCGCCTTTGCGTTTCTCGTAACTCACATCGCCGCGTTTGGCATCGCGACGTTGATCAACTACAGCCCAACTCCAGATGTCATTATGTTAAATGTTCGTGGACACATGCGCGATAACCTTTGGTATCGGAGCGACCCTGACGGGGTTAGCAATCACGTTGACTGAAGATACCGATACCGCGGAGCGCGAATAGCCCTGCGGTTGTTGTTAGTCGCCGCCCCACTCGGAGGCGCTCCTTCCGTTCCACAAGTATCCGCCCGCGGACATGCTGGTTGCACCGTCTGGATTGCCGTAGTTCGGATGCAATGACCGCGACCGAACCAGCGCTGCACCCTCAACGCCATGAATCCGTCTGGTGGCATAGCGAAA
This genomic window contains:
- a CDS encoding FAD-dependent monooxygenase, whose amino-acid sequence is MKPLHALVIGAGIGGTAAAIALRRAGLDVSLFEQTMAQREVGAGIQISPNVSRLLGRYGLGDAMARAAVRPSSVVFRRWQDGRVLGREELGDSIETRYGAPYYHFHRADLIALLADAFGRKEIKLGRRLVDVAQDETGVTARFEDGSSERGDLLIGADGIHSQVRERLFGVEKPRFSGQIAYRGLAPAERVAHLGLPLDVTNWVGPGGHFVHYFVSSGRFLNFVAVSEEASWTREQWSDRGSVSDAAKIYEGWHPQIATILSAVDETFKWALFDRSPLPEWTRGRVALLGDACHPMLPYMAQGAAQAIEDGAALAACLKHVAFDIPSAFRAYVALRKPRATEVQERSRANSTSFHLQDGPQQLERDHVFATRGVRGSPEAMNRLYGYDAEAVAATLEEKR
- a CDS encoding VOC family protein, whose protein sequence is MTRAFQIAYVDLDTPAAEQEVAYYDRVLGATPAERGSDGRAYFSLGLDHHNITIKPAPQKRLTALGLRIEQEAADETVRSLRGLGLSPEKKSDARPGVPALVEVVVAGHTLHLLPEMAMPGPGFRTSGVVPTRLGHVALITPEADKFVEFCSAIGFRTTDWFEGIATFLTCNHDHHVLNVIGAPETRLHHLAFELRSRAAHHDVADFLAKENHPILWGPSRHTAGHNLASYHYDPSRFLIELYSDMDVLVPELNIFEPRPWHEAYPQRPRVWTIEQLTTWGTRFDFDLKTA
- a CDS encoding ABC transporter substrate-binding protein; amino-acid sequence: MSRHARAARFAYFDIALTMLIGLAIAAPSTAQEKRYDPGASDAVIKIGNTAPYSGPLSSNGIIARTEGAFFKMINEQGGVNGREIEFISYDDAYSPPKTVEQTRKLIESDEVLLLFNQLGTPTTMSVIKYVNAKKVPQLFIAAGGTIFGDQKTYPWSMGFQPSYQSETRIYGRYLRENYPTGKIAVLSSNDDFGRDNIKGLKDGLGDAVGNIVAEVTYETSAPTIDSELVRLKFSGASIFVNFASAKFAAQAIKKAAEIGWKPVHILHGNSQSISAVLKPAGLENARDIITASYSKDPADAAWKDDPGLKRFSDFMAKYMPGEDKNNFYVVYGYNAAQALVEVLGRCKDDLTRANIMRQAEALNQVHLDMLLPDVTLSTSPADHYPIEQMQLQKFDGQNWVRFGSAMKGR
- the cydB gene encoding cytochrome d ubiquinol oxidase subunit II, yielding MTQVLDLVPIWTVILALAVFFYVLLDGFDLGVGMLYGFAPDACSRNAIMNSIAPVWDGNETWLLLGGIGLFAAFPTAFAVIIPAVYFPIMVMLLALVFRGLAFEFRFRDAENRTFWDHAFCYGSAAATFAQGLVLGAFIQGFPVRDGQFAGTSFAFLTPFSVLTGVALLFGYGLLGAGWLILKTEAGIQAAARRQGRICLIGVVTAIAIVSIWTPIMSSAVAERWFTWPNIALFAPVPVLTGAIAVGTWRSLSSKAEAAPFFGAIGLFVLAYAGIAISLYPMIVPYQLTLWEAASSPRTQAFLLVGTLFLLPVILTYSSWSYWVFRGKVRTDVGYE
- a CDS encoding cytochrome ubiquinol oxidase subunit I, with protein sequence MTEVGRQPWTIYGLLRTAASVSPSLTGSDVTLSLLGYMAVYLLIYPWGLILMLRLVRKGPVETSAAAPAIEAGRPAAPVLAPVINVMKGEVR